The following coding sequences lie in one Nakaseomyces glabratus chromosome I, complete sequence genomic window:
- the PHO91 gene encoding Pho91p (CAGL0I05632g~Ortholog(s) have glycerol-3-phosphate transmembrane transporter activity, inorganic phosphate transmembrane transporter activity), with protein sequence MKFSHSLQFNSVPEWSSKYIAYSQLKKLIYSLQKEKLYSSTPDLSTAASESSELQPLLDVPEDENSSYVRRFVQALDHEVKKIEKFYLSQETGLIANYNELKDDVHEYEQELTSANFLYPSQSLTGAVPTGGNAKKLRRRRLSSTSSMESNNSGLPLSVDSAPGAIVPPEHHRPSIEAQKSRSSTVNNNSLNLSNFEPLNPQLQHKVTLKKRLVMVYTQLSELKDFIDLNKTGFTKICKKFDKSLDTAIKKPYLKQLELKTHVFNPETFAKIEQTIRETIITYARLSEDQLPITIESISQQTGNPDVEHQALALEEDELVDYENAEKELSEHLRDHVVWERNTVWKDMMNLERKSQTAKTQDKGPGSFGQFRKKKLLIKETDDGVAFETGTDAAGKIVPPVTISDAVRLPLVNYVKLLLQSQKAVSFLFIFSIFLILLKSSPFDDIKQKNCFAILVFASLLWATETIPLFVTSLLIPFLVVVLPVLKDPNTDGPMSAKDSSQFILSTMWSSVIMLLLGGFTLAAALSKYNIAKVLSTYILYSAGTNPHLILLTNMGVALFVSMWVSNVAAPVLCYSIIQPMLRTLPTKSTYAKSLILGIALASNIGGMASPIASPQNIFAIGVMDPPPSWGEWFVVSIPVCTVSVVAIWLLLTLTFPLESSLKILRLHPTHDPFTLKQWFVSIISITTIVLWCLSNKLSGVLGEMGIISIIPLVVFFGTGLLTSDDFNNFMWTIVILAMGGTTLGKAVSSSGLLSTIASMIKESVEKQHIFVIVLIFGLVILTMATFVSHTVAAMIIVPLMGEIGSDLPGGDHSRLLIMVAAFLCSGAMGLPTSGFPNVTAISMIDEVGDRYLTVGTFIKRGVPAGFITYFVVVTLGYSLMKLIGL encoded by the coding sequence ATGAAGTTCTCGCATTCGCTGCAGTTCAATTCTGTGCCGGAATGGTCGTCGAAGTACATTGCGTACTCGcagttgaagaagttgatctACTCCTTGCAGAAGGAGAAGTTGTACTCGTCGACGCCTGATCTCAGCACCGCGGCGTCTGAGTCGAGTGAGTTGCAGCCGCTGCTGGATGTGCCAGAGGATGAGAATAGCTCTTATGTGAGGAGGTTCGTGCAGGCTCTGGACCACGAGGTGAAGAAGATAGAGAAGTTCTACCTGTCGCAGGAGACCGGTCTCATTGCCAATTACAACGAGTTGAAGGATGACGTGCACGAGTATGAACAGGAGCTCACGTCCGCGAATTTCCTTTACCCGTCCCAGTCTCTAACTGGAGCAGTACCTACTGGCGGGAATGCAAAGAAACTGCGCAGGAGGAGGCTGAGTAGCACGTCCTCTATGGAATCCAACAACTCGGGCCTTCCTTTGTCTGTTGACTCCGCACCGGGTGCCATCGTGCCTCCAGAACATCATAGACCCTCCATAGAAGCACAGAAGTCCAGATCGAGCACGGTAAACAACAACTCTTTGAACCTGTCCAATTTCGAGCCCTTGAACCCACAACTACAACACAAAGTCACTTTGAAAAAAAGGTTAGTGATGGTATACACCCAGTTGTCAGAACTAAAGGACTTCATTGACTTGAACAAGACTGGTTTTACCAAGATCTGTaagaaatttgataaatcaTTGGATAcagcaataaaaaaaccTTACTTGAAGCAACTTGAACTGAAGACACATGTGTTCAACCCGGAAACTTTTGCTAAGATTGAACAGACTATAAGAGAGACAATTATCACTTATGCCAGATTAAGTGAAGACCAATTGCCCATCACCATTGAAAGCATCTCTCAACAAACCGGGAATCCTGATGTAGAACACCAAGCATTGGCTCTGGAGGAAGACGAGTTGGTTGATTATGAGAACGCTGAAAAAGAGCTATCTGAACACTTACGTGATCATGTAGTGTGGGAAAGAAATACAGTATGGAAAGATATGATGAACCTAGAGAGAAAATCTCAGACAGCAAAGACCCAGGATAAAGGACCAGGTTCCTTTGGACAATtcaggaagaagaaactgcTAATCAAAGAAACTGATGATGGAGTCGCCTTTGAAACCGGTACGGATGCAGCCGGCAAAATTGTGCCTCCAGTGACTATTTCCGATGCCGTGAGGTTACCTCTAGTGAATTATGTGAAACTCTTACTACAGTCTCAAAAAGCAGTTAGTTTCCTATTCatattttcaatctttttGATCTTGCTAAAGTCGTCACCCTTTGATGACATTAAGCAGAAAAACTGTTTTGCCATTTTAGTATTTGCATCCCTACTTTGGGCAACTGAAACAATCCCATTATTTGTGACGTCACTACTAATTCCGTTCTTGGTTGTGGTTTTGCCAGTATTGAAAGATCCAAATACTGATGGGCCAATGTCAGCCAAAGATTCTTCCCAGTTCATTCTATCAACTATGTGGTCTAGTGTAATTATGCTTCTTTTAGGTGGTTTTACATTAGCAGCAGCCTTGTCTAAATACAACATTGCTAAAGTACTATCAACTTATATCTTGTACTCTGCTGGTACTAACCCACATTTAATTTTACTAACTAACATGGGTGTTGCATTGTTTGTGTCTATGTGGGTGTCTAATGTGGCAGCTCCGGTTCTTTGTTATTCAATTATTCAGCCAATGCTGAGGACACTCCCAACAAAGAGCACATATGCCAAATCCTTAATATTGGGAATTGCACTTGCTTCTAATATTGGTGGTATGGCATCCCCTATAGCATCTcctcaaaatatttttgctaTTGGTGTAATGGACCCACCACCATCCTGGGGGGAATGGTTTGTGGTATCTATTCCTGTATGTACTGTATCGGTCGTGGCGATCTGGTTGCTGTTAACGTTGACTTTCCCATTGGAGTCCTCCTTGAAGATCTTAAGATTACATCCTACCCATGATCCTTTTACATTAAAGCAATGGTTTGTGTCCATTATTTCTATCACCACAATCGTTTTATGGTGTCTGTCCAATAAATTATCTGGTGTTCTGGGTGAGATGGGTATAATTTCCATTATACCATTAGTAGTGTTTTTCGGAACAGGACTTCTCACTTCAGATGATTTCAATAACTTCATGTGGACAATAGTGATTTTGGCAATGGGTGGCACTACTCTAGGTAAGGCAGTTAGCTCATCTGGTTTACTATCAACTATTGCGTCAATGATAAAGGAATCCGTTGAAAAGCAACACATCTTTGTAATTGTGCTTATCTTCGGTCTCGTAATCTTGACTATGGCTACATTTGTTTCGCATACAGTGGCGGCGATGATCATAGTTCCTTTGATGGGTGAAATAGGATCTGATCTCCCTGGTGGGGACCATTCTCGTCTGCTTATCATGGTTGCAGCATTTTTATGTTCAGGTGCAATGGGTTTACCAACTTCTGGATTCCCCAACGTAACTGCAATTTCAATGATTGATGAAGTAGGAGATCGGTATCTGACCGTTGGCACTTTTATAAAAAGGGGTGTTCCCGCTGGGTTTATCACttattttgttgttgttacGCTAGGATACTCTTTAATGAAACTAATTGGCTTGtaa
- the URK1 gene encoding uridine kinase URK1 (CAGL0I05654g~Ortholog(s) have uridine kinase activity, role in pyrimidine-containing compound salvage and cell division site, cytosol, mitotic spindle pole body, nucleus localization) yields the protein MHDMTGNSTEARRSSVHLNDQHKYIPPWTTPYIIGVGGTSGSGKTSVANKIVSSINVPWTVLISLDNFYKPLNEAERERAFNNEYDFDEPNAIDLDLAYDCILSLKEGKKTSIPVYSFTHHNRDPHKQIPIYGASVIVLEGIYALYDQRLLDLMDLKVYVDADLDICLARRLSRDIVARGRDLQGCLLQWERYVKPDAVKYVKPTMAKADAIIPSMSDNTVAVKLLIKHIESKLELKSEEHMTELVKLGQSGTGPLSDYKNLEVLPQTNQIKAIHTILLDRNVDRDEFSFQFDRIATLLLANTLNDIPVQKPETIITPDGFSVPGQRRCCFDEVTAISTIRSGDCFMKAVKKAFPAMAIGKLLIQSDSLTGEPQLHCEFIPEDISKYRKILIMDSQIISGAAMIMAVQVLLDHKVDIENIHILVYMATELGIRRIINAFGNRIKITAGIVVERNEIKNKKASWALTRFVDNKYFGC from the coding sequence ATGCATGATATGACCGGGAACTCTACTGAGGCTAGACGTAGTAGTGTTCATTTGAATGACCAACACAAATATATTCCGCCATGGACTACTCCTTATATCATCGGTGTTGGTGGTACGTCTGGGTCAGGTAAGACCAGTGTGGCCAATAAGATTGTCTCATCTATTAATGTTCCATGGACTGTGCTAATCTCCTTGGATAATTTCTATAAACCACTCAATGAAGCAGAACGGGAGCGTGCGTTTAATAACGAGTACGACTTTGATGAACCTAATGCAATCGATTTGGATTTGGCATATGACTGTATTTTGAGCTTGAAAGAAGGTAAGAAAACCTCTATTCCCGTCTATAGTTTTACCCACCATAATAGAGATCCACACAAGCAGATCCCTATATATGGTGCCAGTGTTATCGTCTTAGAAGGTATTTATGCATTATATGATCAAAGATTACTTGATTTGATGGATTTAAAGGTGTATGTTGACGCTGATTTAGACATTTGTTTGGCTAGAAGATTATCGAGAGATATTGTTGCAAGAGGAAGAGATTTGCAAGGCTGTTTATTACAATGGGAAAGATATGTCAAACCCGATGCTGTCAAGTACGTTAAGCCAACAATGGCGAAAGCTGATGCTATTATACCTTCAATGTCTGATAACACAGTTGCTGTAAAGCTGCTAATTAAGCACATAGAATCAAAACTAGAACTGAAATCTGAAGAGCACATGACAGAACTTGTCAAATTAGGCCAATCTGGAACTGGTCCATTATCAGATTATAAGAATTTGGAGGTTCTTCCACAGACAAATCAAATTAAGGCCATACACACTATTTTATTGGACAGAAATGTCGATAGGGATGAGTTCTCCTTCCAATTTGATAGGATTGCAACTTTGTTACTAGCCAATACACTCAATGATATCCCTGTTCAGAAACCAGAAACTATTATCACTCCAGATGGATTCAGTGTACCAGGCCAACGTAGGTGCTGCTTTGATGAAGTTACAGCTATCAGCACAATTAGATCAGGCGATTGTTTTATGAAAGCTGTTAAAAAGGCTTTCCCAGCCATGGCAATTGGTAAGCTATTAATTCAATCTGATTCCCTGACAGGTGAGCCACAACTGCACTGTGAGTTTATCCCCGAGGACATCTCAAAATACAGGAAAATACTAATAATGGATTCTCAGATCATTAGTGGTGCTGCTATGATTATGGCCGTACAAGTTCTTCTAGACCACAAAGTCGATATAGAAAACATCCATATTTTAGTATACATGGCCACAGAACTAGGTATTAGAAGAATTATAAACGCGTTTGGCAATAGGATCAAAATTACAGCAGGTATTGTCGTCGAgagaaatgaaataaaaaacaagaagGCAAGTTGGGCCCTAACAAGATTTGTCGacaacaaatattttggttGCTAA
- the PRP2 gene encoding DEAH-box RNA-dependent ATPase PRP2 (CAGL0I05676g~Ortholog(s) have RNA-dependent ATPase activity, role in generation of catalytic spliceosome for first transesterification step, snoRNA splicing and U2-type catalytic step 1 spliceosome localization), protein MKSEQDRNRSKNCKSRYGPHRDASGSGTQSKGNHVKKSTSRYNKGDNWEDRQLKHALKNPKVDDIVVAGQEQYDFVFDSDAMIDFSKEDEIDGYDDEEYEKKLLEALDKESARVQSMKDSRKSLPVYQFRQELLDVIRNNQVVIIVGETGSGKTTQLPQYLVEDGFTKGNKYQIAVTQPRRVAATSVAARVADEMDVKLGQEVGYSIRFEDKTTPNKTLLKYMTDGMLLREFLVDRTISKYSCIMIDEAHERTIATDLLLGLIKTILKDRPDLRIIISSATMNAAKFSKFYDDCPIFKVPGRRFPVDIHYTLQPESNYLNAAITTIFQIHTTQELPGDILVFLTGQEEIETMKDKLDAIMAKLGSRIPQMLITPIYANLPQEQQSRIFQPTPVNCRKVVLATNIAETSLTIDGIKYVVDPGFVKENSYLPSAGMSQLLTVPCSKASVDQRAGRAGRVGPGKCFRLFTKWSYQNELEMMPKPEILRTNLSQTVLLLLSLGVKDLINFPLLDKPTIPSLKKSLENLYILGALNSKGQITKLGKIITEFPCEPEFAKVLYSAAVDERCTGVLEECLTIVSMLHETSSIFSGQKKEAVAAIIGEVESDHMLYLEVYNQWKNANYSRMWCQDHKVQHKTLSRVRNIRNQLVRCCKKLKLDSIEKTTSELDVTERVTKSFISGFPANIVQLGTMGYQTMGKSTGGLPINIHPSSVVFQNQLDSKKPPKHLLYQQLMLTSKEYIRDCIPIKEVSWLKEMVPQLFS, encoded by the coding sequence ATGAAATCTGAGCAAGACAGGAACCGATCGAAGAACTGTAAGTCAAGATACGGCCCGCATAGAGATGCTAGCGGTTCAGGGACGCAAAGCAAAGGCAACCATGTAAAAAAGTCAACATCCAGATATAACAAAGGAGATAATTGGGAAGATAGACAACTAAAGCATGCTTTGAAGAATCCTAAAgttgatgatattgttgTTGCAGGCCAAGAGCAGTATGATTTTGTATTTGACAGTGATGCCATGATAGACTTCAgcaaagaagatgaaattgacGGATACGATGATGAGGAATACGAAAAGAAGCTGCTAGAGGCTTTAGACAAGGAAAGTGCCCGTGTACAATCAATGAAAGACTCGAGGAAGAGCCTTCCAGTATACCAATTTCGCCAAGAGTTGTTGGATGTTATTCGCAATAATCAAGTAGTCAtcatagttggtgaaaCAGGTTCTGGTAAAACTACTCAGCTGCCACAATACTTGGTTGAAGATGGCTTCACGAAAGGTAATAAGTATCAAATTGCGGTAACTCAGCCGAGGCGAGTAGCAGCTACGTCTGTTGCCGCACGCGTAGCTGATGAAATGGATGTCAAGCTTGGACAGGAAGTAGGTTACTCTATAAGATTTGAAGACAAGACAACACCAAATAAAACACTTCTGAAGTATATGACTGATGGTATGCTATTACGTGAGTTTTTAGTAGATCGCACTATTTCTAAATACTCATGCATAATGATCGATGAAGCCCATGAACGGACAATAGCGACAGATTTACTGTTAGGATTAATCAAGACAATATTAAAAGACAGACCAGATTTAAGAATTATAATTTCTTCGGCCACAATGAATGCGGCGAAATTCTCTAAATTTTACGATGATTGTCCCATTTTCAAAGTACCTGGTAGACGGTTTCCAGTGGATATACATTATACTCTACAGCCTGAATCCAACTATCTAAATGCTGCTATTACGACTATCTTCCAGATCCATACTACACAAGAACTGCCTGGTGATATACTAGTGTTTTTGACTGGACAAGAGGAAATCGAAACAATGAAAGATAAGTTAGACGCCATCATGGCAAAGCTTGGTTCAAGAATACCACAAATGTTAATAACACCAATATATGCTAATTTGCCTCAAGAGCAACAATCAAGAATATTTCAGCCAACTCCAGTGAATTGTAGAAAAGTTGTTCTTGCAACAAATATCGCAGAAACTTCGCTTACTATTGATGGTATAAAATATGTTGTTGATCCTGGATTTGTCAAAGAGAACTCCTACCTGCCAAGTGCTGGTATGAGTCAGCTATTAACTGTTCCTTGTTCGAAAGCTTCGGTTGATCAAAGGGCTGGTAGAGCAGGTCGTGTCGGCCCTGGTAAATGTTTCCGATTGTTTACCAAGTGGTCTTATCAAAACGAGTTGGAGATGATGCCGAAGCCGGAGATCCTGCGTACAAATTTATCACAGACAGTATTACTTTTACTATCGCTGGGAGTTAAAGATCTTATAAATTTCCCATTGTTGGATAAACCAACTATCCCCTCCTTGAAGAAATCGCTAGAAAATCTGTATATCCTGGGGGCATTGAACAGTAAGGGTCAGATAACTAAACTTGgtaaaataataacagaGTTTCCTTGTGAGCCTGAGTTTGCAAAAGTTTTATACAGTGCAGCTGTTGATGAGCGCTGTACTGGTGTCTTGGAGGAGTGTCTGACCATAGTCTCAATGCTACATGAAACTTCCTCCATATTTTCTGGGCAGAAAAAGGAAGCAGTTGCTGCTATTATAGGGGAAGTAGAAAGTGACCATATGCTGTATTTAGAAGTATACAATCAGTGGAAAAATGCCAATTACTCGCGTATGTGGTGCCAGGATCACAAAGTCCAACACAAAACGCTAAGCCGTGTACGTAATATCCGGAATCAGTTGGTCAGATGTTgtaagaaattgaaattggaCAGCATCGAGAAGACAACATCTGAGTTAGATGTAACAGAGAGGGTTACAAAATCGTTTATTAGTGGCTTCCCAGCAAACATTGTTCAATTGGGTACAATGGGTTACCAAACAATGGGGAAATCCACTGGAGGTTTGCCAATAAACATACATCCATCGAGCGTCGTATTTCAAAACCAACTAGACTCGAAGAAGCCACCGAAGCACTTGCTATATCAACAACTAATGTTGACATCAAAGGAATATATACGTGACTGTATCCCAATTAAAGAAGTGTCCTGGTTAAAGGAGATGGTTCCGCAACTATTCTCGTAG